In Montipora foliosa isolate CH-2021 unplaced genomic scaffold, ASM3666993v2 scaffold_412, whole genome shotgun sequence, a genomic segment contains:
- the LOC137988273 gene encoding uncharacterized protein, with protein MSNGRKKLKRISEYGYHVPLLKSLEVLSQNPDVLHEVDNPHHSNDDVLRDVLDGEYVQNHPIFAVQKDGLIILGYFDDLEIANPLVQRLKYTRLEQGHCFKVHGQDRYLRGGLLLWSGDTLGSNCVSCFKEAVGGALRICRHCMGTKEETRRKFRAEEFQARNLTDHLRICEMTEDPDNAPHVRDTLSTTYGVNGLSVMNRVANFDVCQCFPEDIMHILFEGVVPYETKQFLKVLIDEKHGLTLKVLNHRLESFNYGYMHSKDKPTPIARETLNALEDAKLKQSASQMWCLFRFLPIIIGDKVDLDMEEWHCLLKLWNIVQICTAPAIQKDDIPYLRVLIEEHHTLFKRLYPDASIIPKMHYIIHIPDDIARNMCWNLLTSTGQSTTKYLYAGDAVGPGFYGIDLRQHPQAQLISDAAGLDDIPEIFVGSRVKRVGIHGIEYRPGCVLRLCEMDDLENDYPVYGQVDEIIVWEDEKFFILIELETLCFHNHFMAYEVERSDKKAVVLHHDLPWHGVLHVVKKNGKKFIVEKDTSSIEEII; from the exons ATGTCGAATGGAAGGAAGAAACTGAAGAGAATCTCAGAGTATGGCTACCATGTCCCATTATTAAAGAGTTTGGAG GTACTTTCACAGAATCCAGATGTTCTTCATGAGGTTGACAACCCCCATCACTCAAATGATGATGTCTTGCGTGATGTGTTGGATGGTGAATATGTGCAGAACCATCCCATTTTTGCAGTCCAGAAAGATGGACTTATCATTTTGGGATACTTCGATGACCTGGAGATTGCAAATCCCCTGGTGCAAAGGCTAAAATACACAAGATTG GAACAGGGACATTGCTTTAAGGTTCATGGTCAAGACAGATACTTACGAGGAGGCCTTCTGCTATGGAGTGGCGATACACTAGGAAGCAATTGTGTCAGTTGTTTTAAAGAGGCTGTTGGTGGGGCACTTCGAATATGCAGACACTGCATGGGTACAAAAGAAGAAACTAGAAGAAAG TTTCGAGCAGAAGAATTTCAGGCAAGAAACCTGACAGATCACTTGCGAATCTGTGAAATGACTGAGGATCCAGACAATGCACCTCATGTTCGAGATACCCTTTCCACCACGTATGGAGTTAATGGGCTCAGTGTGATGAACAGAGTGGCTAACTTTGATGTATGCCAGTGTTTTCCTGAAGACATCATGCACATTCTTTTTGAAGGAGTTGTGCCTTATGAGACCAAACAGTTTTTGAAGGTGCTCATTGATGAAAAACATGGCCTGACTCTTAAAGTGCTAAACCACCGACTAGAAAGTTTCAACTATGGCTACATGCATAGCAAAGACAAACCAACGCCAATTGCCAGGGAGACACTGAATGCTTTGGAGGATGCTAAACTAAAACAGAGTg CATCCCAAATGTGGTGTCTTTTTCGCTTTCTCCCCATAATAATTGGGGACAAAGTCGATCTGGACATGGAAGAGTGGCATTGCCTTCTGAAACTTTGGAATATTGTCCAAATCTGTACTGCTCCAGCCATCCAGAAAGATGACATTCCCTACTTGCGGGTTCTGATTGAGGAACACCATACCCTCTTCAAAAGACTCTACCCTGATGCCTCAATCATTCCCAAAATGCACTATATCATCCACATTCCTGATGACATAGCCAG AAACATGTGCTGGAATCTTCTGACATCAACTGGACAATCAACCACCAAATATCTTTATGCAGGAGATGCTGTTGGTCCAG GTTTCTATGGCATTGATCTGAGACAGCACCCTCAGGCTCAGCTAATTAGTGATGCTGCTGGATTGGATGATATTCCTGAGATATTTGTGGGAAGCAG GGTTAAGCGTGTTGGAATTCATGGAATTGAATACAGACCTGGATGTGTCTTGAGGCTGTGCGAAATGGACGACTTGGAAAATGACTATCCTGTCTATGGACAAGTGGATGAGATTATTGTTTGGGAAGACgagaaatttttcattttaattgaaCTTGAAACTCTTTGCTTTCACAATCACTTCATGGCATATGAAGTTGAGAGGAGTGATAAGAAAGCAGTTGTTTTGCACCATGATTTACCATGGCATGGAGTGTTGCATGTTGTTAAGAAAAATGGCAAGAAATTCATTGTTGAGAAAGACACATCCTCTATTGAAGAAATAATTTAA